From Solanum lycopersicum chromosome 8, SLM_r2.1, the proteins below share one genomic window:
- the LOC101258286 gene encoding uncharacterized protein — MEVSNREVKQILQKMVNAQRKDWSKKLDDAFCAYRTDYKTPIGTSPYYIIFGKAFHLLAELENKAYWAIKKLNLYPELVNIKRVDNLHEPEEFKRHAYGNFKLYKEKTNRWHNKHIVTRTFNLGEKVLLFNSRLRLFPLKLRTKWSGPFEVVRMTPHGAVELKGEIAPTFLVNGQRVKHYFGVDSDHDWEALEINDELSKFCCVVMLNQALLGRQPMKSM, encoded by the coding sequence ATGGAGGTATCTAATAGAGAAGTAAAGCAAATCTTGCAGAAGATGGTGAATGCACAAAGGAAAGATTGGTCTAAGAAATTAGACGACGCATTTTGTGCGTATAGGACTGATTATAAGACACCCATAGGGACTTCTCCCTATTACATCATATTTGGGAAAGCATTTCATCTTCTGGCAGAATTAGAAAACAAAGCTTATTGGGCGATTAAGAAGTTGAACTTGTACCCTGAGCTAGTCAATATAAAGAGAGTGGATAATTTGCATGAACCTGAAGAGTTTAAACGTCACGCGTATGGGAATTTCAAGCTGTATAAAGAGAAGACGAACAGGTGGCATAATAAGCACATAGTAACTCGTACCTTCAATCTGGGAGAGAAGGTACTACTCTTTAACTCTAGACTTAGGTTATTCCCATTAAAACTAAGGACGAAATGGAGTGGACCTTTTGAAGTGGTAAGAATGACACCACACGGGGCTGTGGAACTAAAAGGAGAGATTGCACCTACGTTCTTGGTGAATGGGCAAAGAGTGAAACACTACTTTGGTGTTGATTCAGATCATGATTGGGAGGCTCTTGAGATAAATGATGAATTATCTAAGTTCTGTTGTGTTGTGATGTTAAACCAAGCGCtacttgggaggcaacccatgAAGTCGATGTAA